One stretch of Tepidibacter hydrothermalis DNA includes these proteins:
- a CDS encoding GntR family transcriptional regulator has product MNEIILNLEKNSGQPLYIQLYVYLREEIKASRIKKGTKLPSIRHLAKHLRVSKITVDNAYQQLLVEGYIESRQRSGMYVL; this is encoded by the coding sequence ATGAATGAAATAATCCTTAATCTAGAGAAAAATTCTGGTCAACCATTATACATACAACTTTATGTATATCTTCGAGAAGAAATAAAAGCTAGTAGAATAAAAAAAGGTACTAAACTGCCTTCTATTCGACATCTTGCAAAACATCTACGTGTCAGTAAAATTACGGTTGATAATGCATACCAGCAACTACTAGTTGAAGGGTATATAGAAAGTAGGCAAAGAAGTGGTATGTATGTTCTATAA